GGGCGCCAGCGCCACCATGGGCCGGCTGCGCACCGCCGTCCGCACCCTCGCCGACCTCGATCTGGACCCGGAGGAACTGCTCGTCCACCTCGACGACCTGGTCGCCGAACTGGTCGTCGAGGACGGCGAGCCGGAAGGCGCCGAGTGGCGGCCGCTCGCCATCGGCGGCACCTGCGTCTACGCCGTCTACGACGCGGTGTCCGGGCGGTGCGCGGTCGCCTCCGCCGGACACCCGCCGCCCGCCGTGGTCGACCCGGACGGCCGGGTCACGTACGTGCCGGTCAGCCCCGGCCCGCCGCTCGGCGTCAGCGGAGTGCCTTTCGAAGCCACCGAGATCGAACTGCGGCCCGGCAGCATCCTGGCCCTGTGCACCGACGGCCTGCTCGAAGAGATCGGCGGCGACCTGGACGGCGGGATGACCGAGCTGGCCCGGCGGCTGGCCGGTGCCTGCGCCCCGGACCCGCCCCTGCGGGAGGCGGTCGCCGAGGTCGTGGCCGACCTGCCGGCCCACGAGCTCGCCGACGACGTCACCCTGCTGCTCGCGCGCACCCGGCGCGTCCCCGCGGCGGACACGGCCGTCTGGTCCCTGGAGGCCGACCCGGCGGCGGTCGCCAAGGTGCGCGAACTGGCGAGCGGACGGCTGCGCGAGTGGGGCCTGGAGGAACTGGTCTTCACCACCGAGCTGGTGCTGAGCGAACTGGTCACCAACGCCATCCGCTACGCGGGCGGCCCCTTGCAGGTGCGGCTGATCCTCGCCGAGTGCCTGACCTGCGAGGTGTCCGACCCGAGCGCGACCCAGCCCCGGATGCGCCGGGCCCGGCTGACCGACGAGGGCGGCCGCGGCCTGTACCTCGTCGCCCAGCTCACCACCCGCTGGGGCAGCCGCTACACCCGCCACGGCAAGACCCTCTGGGTGGAACAGGACCTCCCGGCCGGCCTCGCGGGCGCCCCGGCCCCCGGCCGAGGACGGGGGTCGGAGCGGGGCCGGGGCCGGGGCTGATCCGGCGGCGGACCGCCGTGGCGGCGAGGTGGCCCGGTGCGTCCGCTGCGCCGTCGACCGCGCCCACCGGGACGGAACCGGGACGGAACACCGCCGCTCCGCGATCGCCGGGTTCACCGAGGAGGACCGGACCCTGATCGGCGCCGTACGTGCCGCCGTACGTGCCCGCGAACCCGCCCTGCCGCAGCGCGCGGACGGCGGCCCGGCCACGGCGGGAGAGCGGGCGACCGCCGCGGACCGTCAGCCGGTCTGGATGAGGAACCGCTGGTCGGCCGCGCCGGTACACCGTTCCTCGACCACCTCGGCTCCCGTGGCGACGTCGTCCGCGGTGGCTTCCACCCGGAAGACGGTGGCCCGGCCGCAGTCGTTCCAGGGTTGGAGCATCCCCTTCACCGTTAGAGCATCCCCTTCACCGGGCTGTCCCGCATGACCGTCAGACAGCCTTTCCCTTCTGTCGCGGACGGAGCCGGGGCCGCCACCGCGACGGGGGGCGGTCGGAAGCGGTGCCCGTGACCGCGGAGCCGGTGGCCCCCACGACGGTGACGGCGGCCTCCACGGGGCCCTGCGCCGCGATGCGTTCCCGCAGATCCAGCCAGACATCGGCACGGTCCCCCTGCCCGCACGCGCGGACGAACGCGGGGGGTGTCGTAGGTGATCGGCCGCTCGCTGGGAAGCCGTACGCTGCGGCCGTGGCACCCCTCACAACGGCCGTTCTTTTCGGTCCCGGCTGTCCGGGACGTTTCCGAACAAGGCCCTGACCAGCCCGGACAGCACGGCACCTGTCCGGGACAGGGAAGATCCGTTGCCTGAGCGCGCCCCGCTCAGCAGGCTCTGTGCTGCCGGCCCGCTCCCCGCTCCACGCACCGGACGGGGCCGGCGCACCATGCGCACCGTCCTCGCCAACCACCCAAGAGACCAGGAGCACTTCATGCGCATCCGACTCCAGACCGTGTCCGACCGGCTGATGGACATGGTGGCCCCGAAGAAGGCCGCGGCGGCCCTCTCCTGCTGGCAGCCCGATGGCTGCTTCAAGGACTACTGCGGCAAGAACCGGAACGGCCTGTACGAGGTCGACCCGTGCAACGACAAGCAGCGCATCACCTGCGGCGGCTGCTGACCGCACACAGCCCGGTGCGTGACGTCCCCCGGCGACGAGAGGTCACGGGACACCTGATCCGGGTCCCGCGCGGCATGTGCCGGGCGTGGACACGGACATCACTCGCGCACCTGGACCACTTGTCTCCCGTCCGGACCGGGCCGGCTCGAAAGCCGGACCCGGTCCGGACGGAAGCCCTGTCCGCGGGGCGCCCGCCGTCGCGGACGCGCCCCGCCGTGGTGGAAGGTTGGGATCGCTGTGCATCATCCGGTCGACTGCACGGTCGTCGGCGGCCGGGTCCTCCTCGGCCTGGTCTTTCTGTGCTCCGTCCTGGGCAAGGCACGCGGCGCGGGCGCCTACGGAAGCTTCCGCGAGGCGGTGGGACACCTGGTGCCCGCCCTTCGGCGCCGTACGGCACCGGTCGCCGCGGCGGTGGTCGCGGCCGAGGCCGCGGTGGTCGTCCTGCTGGCCGTTCCGGCGTCCGCCGTCGCGGGCTTCGCTCTCGCCGCGCTGCTGCTGCTGGCCTTCACGGCCGGACTCACCGGGGCACTGCGCCGGGAGGCGGGCACCGCCTGCCACTGCTTCGGCGCCGGCGCGGCACGGATCGCGCCCCGGCACGTGGTACGCAACCTGATCCTCGTCACCGTCGCTCTCGCCGGAACGGCGGCGGCGCCGGCCGCACCGCACGCGGGCGCGGCCCCGTCCGCGGGGCTCCTGCTGACCATCGGCGTGTCGGCCGTCCTCGCCCTGATCACGGTGACCCTGGACGAACTGGTGAACCTCTTCACGGCGACGGACGCCCCGATCGACGCCACCGCGGAGACGACCCGGTGAAGGCGTCAACGGCGGCCCTGTGGGCCGTGCCGGCGGCCTGCCTGATCCCGGTCGCGCTGATCCGCAGCCGCTACCTCGTGGTGACGGTGGAAGGCTCCAGCATGGTGCCCGCGCTCGCCGACGGCGACCGTGTGCTGGTCCACCGCGTGCGGCTCGCCGCCATCGCCGCGGGACGGCTCGTCGTCACCAGGCCGCCCGCCGACGGGCGTTGGGGCGCCGTCAGTCCGTCACGCTGGATGATCAAGCGCGCGGCGGCCGTACCGGGGGACCCGGTGCCGCGCGACGGCGCGCCGACCCTGCGGGACCTCCCCGAGGAGCGGGTGCCACGGGGCCGGATCGTCCTGCTCGGCGACAACCCCGAAGAAAGCCTCGACTCCCGCTTCTGCGGCTACTTCCGCGCCGAGCAGATCATCGGTGTCGTCGTCCGCCGCCTGCCGCGCGCGGAACCCGAGCGGGTCCAGGCCACCGGCGCGCGGCCACGCCTCGTCACAGGAAAGGGCGAACCCTCATGGACTGGCTGATCGCGAGCGTCGTGTTCGTCGGACTGCTCTGCGTCCTCAACCTGGTATTCACCTACGGAGTGATCCGCCGCCTGTCCCGGCGGGCGGACGGAGCGGACAGCCGGTCGCCGGACATCTTCCGCTCGGTCCTGGCCGCCGGTGCCACCGTCGGTTCCTTCTCCGCACGTGACGCCGACGGCGGCGCCCTCACCCGGGACGACCTGTCCGAGGGCCAACTGGTCACTTTCATGTCACCGGGATGCCCGGCCTGCGAGGAACTGCTGCCTCTGGTGGCCGAGCGGGCCGGCGGGCACGGTCCCGGACGCGTCCTGGCGGTCGTGGTGCGCGATGCGGGCAAGGACGACTCGGGCGACGGCGTCCGCGCGTACCTGGAACGGCTGGCGCCGGTCGCCCGGGTCGTCACCTGCGACTTCGGGGACGAGCTGACGAACGCGTTCGCCCTGACCGGTGTGCCCGCCTACGTCGAGATGGGCCGCGGCGGGCGGGTCGCGAACAGCGGCCGGACCCTGCCCCACCGGGCGGAGCGGGAGGGCCGTCCGGCGGAACCGGCCGAGGCCGGCACATGACCCGGGCCGAGGAGAGACTCCGGCCGCGGGAAGCGCTCGCCTCGGCCCGCAGGGCCGCCGCGTCGGCCTGGCGCGCTTCGCCCCAGGGCACGGCGGCCCTGCTCGTCCTCACCGTCGCGGCGTCCGGCCTGCCGGTCGCCGTGGCCTGGGTGACCCGGCTCGTACTGGACCGTCTCGTCGGGGCGGACGGCGGCGCCCTCCTCGGGCTCGCCCTGGCCCTCGCCGGGCTCGGCCTGGCGGCGGCGCTCGTGCCGCCCCTCACCACGTTCGCGGGCAACCATCTGGGCCGGGCCGCCGGTCTGACCGCACTGGACACGCTCTTCACCGTCGTCAACTCCTTCACCGGACTGTCCCGGCTGGAGGACCCCGTCTTCCAGGACCGGCTGAGGATGGCCCAGTCCGCGGGCGCCCAGGCCATCGGCGGCACCGTACGGTCCGGGCTGCGGATCCTCGGCGGCGCCCTCACCGCGGCGGGCTTCGTCGGCGCCCTGTGGATGGTGAGTCCCGCCATGACCGCCGTGGTGGCGGCCGCCGCGCTGCCGGGGCTGCTGGCCGAACTCAGACTCTCCCGCCGCCGGGCACTGAGCGACTGGCGCATCAACGCGGCCCAGCGCAGAGAGGTCTTCTACCAACTGCTGCTCTGCAGCCTGGACGCCGCCAAGGAGATCCGGCTCTTCGACGCCGGCGGGTTCTTCCGGGACCGGATGCTCGGCGAACGGCGCGCCGCGGACGCCGAGCGCC
The sequence above is drawn from the Streptomyces sp. SAT1 genome and encodes:
- a CDS encoding MauE/DoxX family redox-associated membrane protein, encoding MHHPVDCTVVGGRVLLGLVFLCSVLGKARGAGAYGSFREAVGHLVPALRRRTAPVAAAVVAAEAAVVVLLAVPASAVAGFALAALLLLAFTAGLTGALRREAGTACHCFGAGAARIAPRHVVRNLILVTVALAGTAAAPAAPHAGAAPSAGLLLTIGVSAVLALITVTLDELVNLFTATDAPIDATAETTR
- a CDS encoding S26 family signal peptidase; the protein is MKASTAALWAVPAACLIPVALIRSRYLVVTVEGSSMVPALADGDRVLVHRVRLAAIAAGRLVVTRPPADGRWGAVSPSRWMIKRAAAVPGDPVPRDGAPTLRDLPEERVPRGRIVLLGDNPEESLDSRFCGYFRAEQIIGVVVRRLPRAEPERVQATGARPRLVTGKGEPSWTG
- a CDS encoding TlpA family protein disulfide reductase; this encodes MDWLIASVVFVGLLCVLNLVFTYGVIRRLSRRADGADSRSPDIFRSVLAAGATVGSFSARDADGGALTRDDLSEGQLVTFMSPGCPACEELLPLVAERAGGHGPGRVLAVVVRDAGKDDSGDGVRAYLERLAPVARVVTCDFGDELTNAFALTGVPAYVEMGRGGRVANSGRTLPHRAEREGRPAEPAEAGT